In one window of Streptomyces sp. NBC_01224 DNA:
- a CDS encoding RDD family protein — protein sequence MSELVTGDAVVLGLRPAKLPSRALALAIDVAVVGAAFVLVSIGLAIATATLDEAALAAVSVASFLLVLVGGPIAVETLSHGRSLGKLACGLRVVRDDGGPIRFRHALVRGAMGVVEILMTLGVVACIASLVSARGRRLGDVFAGTLVVRERVSAGRVAAVPPPPPWLVGRFAGLDLSAVPDGLWLAIRQYLTRMHQLDAQVGRSMAERLAVELATKTGVPVPEGVPAGAYLAAVVNERQARDARRVFVAAQTGSGVQAGGAIASVPVGSGPSTGGAAAGVPVAPAVEEGGTAPAATGFAPPA from the coding sequence ATGAGTGAGCTTGTGACCGGGGACGCGGTCGTGCTGGGGTTGCGTCCGGCGAAATTGCCCAGCCGAGCGCTGGCGCTGGCCATCGATGTTGCCGTGGTGGGGGCGGCGTTCGTTCTGGTGTCGATCGGGTTGGCCATCGCGACGGCGACGCTGGATGAGGCGGCACTTGCGGCCGTATCCGTCGCGTCCTTTCTGCTGGTGCTGGTGGGCGGGCCGATCGCGGTGGAGACGCTCAGCCATGGGCGTTCGCTGGGGAAACTGGCGTGCGGGCTGCGGGTGGTCCGGGACGACGGGGGGCCGATCCGGTTTCGGCATGCGCTGGTGCGCGGGGCCATGGGGGTCGTCGAGATTCTGATGACGCTCGGGGTTGTCGCCTGTATCGCCTCGCTGGTGTCGGCGCGGGGGCGACGGCTCGGGGACGTGTTCGCGGGGACGCTTGTTGTACGGGAGCGGGTGTCGGCGGGACGAGTTGCTGCTGTGCCACCTCCACCGCCGTGGCTGGTCGGGCGGTTCGCGGGGCTGGATCTGTCAGCGGTGCCGGACGGTCTGTGGCTGGCAATACGCCAGTACCTGACGCGGATGCATCAGCTCGACGCGCAGGTGGGCCGGTCGATGGCGGAGCGACTGGCTGTGGAGCTGGCGACGAAGACCGGGGTTCCGGTGCCCGAGGGGGTACCCGCCGGGGCGTATCTGGCGGCGGTGGTGAACGAGCGGCAGGCGCGGGATGCGCGGCGGGTGTTCGTCGCTGCGCAGACAGGGAGCGGAGTACAGGCGGGTGGGGCCATTGCTTCCGTGCCGGTGGGGTCCGGGCCGTCCACGGGAGGTGCGGCGGCGGGTGTTCCCGTGGCCCCGGCAGTGGAGGAGGGCGGAACAGCACCCGCTGCAACGGGGTTCGCGCCGCCTGCCTAG
- a CDS encoding stage II sporulation protein M, whose protein sequence is MDLDVFVTAHRTEWDRLDHLLHRGRRLTGAEADELVDLYQRTATHLSLLQSGAPDPMLTARLTQLVARARSTVTGTRRASWRDATSFLTAGFPAAVYRSRHWWIPTAVLSTLLAAVIGWWIGTHPEVQSAIAAPDDLRRLTSPGGEYETYYSSHPAASFAAQVWTNNAQAAAMCLVLGAFLGIPVIWILFVNVLNLGVGLGLMSSAGRLDTFLGLVLPHGLLELTAVFVAAGTGLRLGWTVIDPGPRTRRSALAQQGRAAIGMAIGLALVLFVSGVIEGFVTPSDLPTWGRITIGIAAELAFLAYVYILGGRAARAGDGGDVDATERSAELPVAA, encoded by the coding sequence ATGGACCTCGACGTCTTCGTGACCGCCCACCGCACCGAGTGGGACCGCCTGGACCATCTCCTGCACCGCGGGCGCCGACTCACCGGCGCGGAAGCCGACGAACTCGTCGACCTCTACCAGCGCACGGCCACCCATCTCTCCCTACTCCAGTCCGGCGCCCCGGACCCGATGCTCACCGCGCGCCTCACTCAGCTCGTGGCCCGAGCCCGATCCACGGTCACAGGCACCCGCCGAGCCTCCTGGCGAGACGCCACCAGCTTCCTGACGGCCGGCTTCCCCGCCGCCGTCTACCGGTCCAGGCACTGGTGGATACCCACGGCCGTCCTCTCCACGCTGCTGGCCGCAGTCATCGGCTGGTGGATCGGCACGCATCCGGAAGTCCAGTCGGCCATCGCGGCTCCGGACGACCTCCGCCGCCTGACCAGCCCGGGCGGGGAGTACGAGACCTACTACTCCAGCCACCCGGCCGCATCGTTCGCCGCCCAGGTATGGACGAACAACGCCCAGGCCGCAGCCATGTGCCTGGTCCTGGGAGCGTTCCTCGGCATCCCGGTGATCTGGATCCTCTTCGTCAACGTGCTCAACCTTGGCGTCGGCCTCGGCCTGATGTCCTCAGCCGGCCGGCTCGACACCTTCCTGGGGCTGGTTCTCCCACACGGCCTGCTCGAACTCACTGCCGTCTTTGTCGCAGCGGGTACGGGCCTGCGCCTGGGCTGGACGGTCATCGACCCGGGCCCGCGCACCCGCCGCTCAGCCCTCGCCCAACAGGGCCGGGCCGCGATCGGCATGGCCATCGGCCTCGCACTGGTCCTGTTCGTCTCGGGCGTCATCGAAGGCTTCGTCACCCCCTCCGATCTCCCGACCTGGGGGCGCATCACCATCGGCATTGCGGCCGAGCTGGCCTTCCTCGCGTACGTCTACATCCTGGGCGGCCGAGCAGCGCGAGCAGGAGACGGGGGCGACGTCGATGCCACGGAGCGCAGCGCCGAGCTCCCGGTCGCTGCCTGA